In Caldicellulosiruptor morganii, the following proteins share a genomic window:
- a CDS encoding ASKHA domain-containing protein yields MPRVTVHQEDNVLEIDAKEGSLLLDVLLENSVYIEAPCGKKGICGKCRVRVEQDKKPYLKNITREEEKLLMRSDIESGIRLSCRVQVFEDLDVFLSYSQQSSRILSNLYINKFKVDSDIIIKKVVLEKPALDDQRSYFARLKSSIGIEDLKISHDVLKKLANLRDEEFFAVIYNNEVMDITKSENLFGLAIDIGTTTVVCYLVDLKSGIVLDFYSFVNPQKKFGADVISRIEFASQEDGLFALQRKIIKGINQAIEALTGRLSISKDEIYKVVAVGNTTMLHLLLGVEPVSLAVSPFVPVFAEKMEEKAKLLGFNTNKNAILKLPDCISAYVGADIVAGILTTNMHRSSRVSLLLDLGTNGEMVLGSKDFMVASSAAAGPAFEGVNITCGMNASTGAIDSIRIEDGKIEFTTIGGAPPKGICGSGIIMAVAFMLEEGIIDETGRFCEDARLKYKDNFGQINGQMAFFITDSVYITQKDIREIQLAKAAIRAGIETMLQKANVCQEDIEMVYLSGGFGNYISPWAAVRIGMIPGKLKDRIKPAGNTAGNGAILLLLSKKLERELEKLKEKVKYIELSSSPEFNQLFVENMVFEQD; encoded by the coding sequence ATGCCAAGGGTTACTGTGCATCAGGAGGATAATGTTTTGGAGATAGATGCAAAAGAAGGATCACTTCTTCTGGATGTTTTGCTTGAAAATTCGGTTTATATAGAAGCACCCTGTGGCAAGAAGGGTATTTGCGGAAAGTGCAGGGTGAGGGTAGAACAGGATAAAAAGCCATACCTTAAAAACATAACCCGGGAAGAGGAAAAGCTCCTGATGCGCTCTGATATAGAAAGTGGTATAAGGCTTTCGTGCAGGGTGCAGGTTTTTGAAGACCTTGATGTTTTCTTGAGCTATTCACAGCAAAGCTCCAGGATACTTTCCAATCTTTATATAAATAAATTTAAGGTTGATAGTGATATAATTATAAAGAAAGTGGTTCTGGAAAAACCGGCTCTGGATGACCAGAGAAGCTACTTTGCACGCCTTAAGTCATCAATTGGGATAGAAGATTTGAAGATATCGCATGATGTTTTAAAAAAGCTTGCAAATTTGAGAGATGAAGAGTTTTTCGCAGTAATTTATAACAATGAGGTTATGGACATAACAAAATCTGAAAACCTGTTTGGGCTTGCCATTGATATTGGAACCACCACAGTTGTGTGCTATCTTGTTGATTTAAAAAGTGGCATTGTGCTTGACTTTTATTCTTTTGTAAATCCGCAAAAGAAGTTTGGTGCAGATGTAATATCAAGGATTGAGTTTGCATCACAAGAGGATGGACTTTTTGCACTTCAAAGAAAGATTATCAAAGGGATAAACCAGGCAATAGAAGCTTTAACAGGCAGGCTTTCAATTTCTAAGGATGAGATTTACAAGGTTGTGGCAGTTGGGAACACCACAATGCTGCATCTGCTTCTTGGGGTTGAGCCAGTGTCTCTTGCAGTATCGCCTTTTGTCCCTGTGTTTGCTGAAAAGATGGAAGAAAAGGCAAAGCTGCTGGGCTTTAACACCAACAAAAACGCCATTTTGAAGCTGCCTGATTGCATCTCTGCTTATGTTGGTGCAGACATTGTTGCGGGGATACTTACAACAAATATGCACAGAAGTAGCAGGGTATCTCTTCTTTTGGACCTTGGCACAAATGGCGAGATGGTTCTGGGTAGCAAAGATTTTATGGTTGCATCTTCAGCCGCAGCAGGACCGGCTTTTGAAGGTGTGAATATAACCTGCGGAATGAATGCATCAACCGGTGCAATTGACAGTATCAGAATTGAGGATGGGAAGATTGAATTTACTACAATTGGTGGTGCGCCTCCAAAAGGGATCTGTGGGTCGGGGATAATTATGGCAGTGGCTTTCATGCTTGAAGAGGGTATCATAGATGAGACAGGAAGATTCTGTGAAGATGCCAGATTAAAATACAAAGACAATTTTGGGCAAATAAACGGGCAGATGGCGTTTTTTATAACAGATTCGGTTTACATCACACAGAAGGATATACGGGAGATTCAGCTTGCCAAGGCTGCAATAAGAGCTGGAATAGAGACAATGCTACAGAAAGCCAATGTTTGCCAGGAGGATATTGAAATGGTGTATTTATCGGGCGGATTTGGGAATTATATAAGTCCATGGGCAGCTGTGAGAATAGGTATGATCCCAGGAAAGCTAAAGGACAGGATAAAACCTGCCGGGAACACTGCCGGAAATGGTGCTATATTGCTACTTCTGAGCAAAAAGCTTGAAAGAGAACTTGAGAAGCTTAAGGAAAAGGTAAAATACATTGAGCTTTCAAGCTCGCCGGAGTTTAATCAGTTGTTTGTTGAAAATATGGTATTTGAGCAGGATTGA
- a CDS encoding TVP38/TMEM64 family protein, with protein MIEEIKIKDRVKLWIFILMIALSIFALIYAEKEHTLTPRYIKQYISHFGIWSPVMFLILYSVKSFIIFIPAGIFMLAAGLSFGTFFGALILIVGTLLSSTIGFVFARYFGKDYVQKKLQNTKFSNLGSRIAQKGFLIILLLRLVPILPYDAINYICGLSRIKYRDFILATLIGTIPACFLYAYLGENLLKPFSKGFYLSIILVILISLTPMIFAKSIKEFLQEDKEDEQKSENNKEAQA; from the coding sequence ATGATAGAGGAGATTAAAATCAAAGATAGGGTAAAGCTGTGGATTTTCATTCTGATGATTGCCCTGTCGATATTTGCTTTGATATACGCTGAAAAGGAGCATACTTTAACTCCGAGGTATATAAAGCAGTATATATCACATTTTGGTATATGGTCGCCGGTGATGTTTTTGATTCTGTATTCTGTAAAGTCGTTTATTATCTTCATTCCTGCGGGCATATTTATGCTTGCAGCAGGTCTTTCGTTTGGAACCTTTTTTGGCGCGCTGATTTTGATTGTGGGTACACTGCTGTCATCTACCATTGGCTTTGTATTTGCAAGGTATTTTGGCAAAGACTATGTACAGAAGAAACTTCAAAACACAAAGTTTTCAAACTTGGGCAGCAGGATTGCGCAGAAAGGATTTTTGATAATTCTACTTTTGAGACTTGTTCCCATTTTACCCTATGATGCTATAAATTACATATGCGGGCTTTCCAGGATAAAATACAGAGATTTTATTCTTGCAACGCTCATTGGTACAATCCCTGCCTGCTTTTTGTATGCTTACCTCGGAGAGAATCTATTAAAGCCTTTTTCTAAGGGGTTTTATTTGTCCATTATTCTTGTAATTTTGATATCTCTTACACCGATGATTTTTGCAAAGAGTATAAAGGAATTTTTACAAGAGGATAAGGAAGATGAGCAAAAGAGTGAGAATAACAAAGAGGCGCAGGCATAA